Proteins found in one Streptococcus criceti HS-6 genomic segment:
- a CDS encoding CPBP family intramembrane glutamic endopeptidase: MDIEKQDKMIMADWQLQELLRMDRKRALALYLTGSLGQVYLTCLAVWLLGRIGIATGYSSFAGWTAIGIGGTSSALWGIVTVNKYKVISLKTVLRDFFYIKQGPVDYLLVFTFLALNFVHVLIGGQFQINIWYLPLALFLKALVFGGIEEIGWRYAFQPILEEKVPYIIATVLTFMTWGIWHFAFFYIDGSLGDMSVATGSHFCLSLLVNSFVLSALYHKTNSLWICAMTHAMINVCSQLAVGGNQFVLYGCQAIILVLAILLSMKNKHQPSLL, translated from the coding sequence TTGGATATTGAAAAACAGGACAAAATGATTATGGCAGATTGGCAGTTACAGGAGTTATTAAGAATGGATAGAAAAAGAGCACTAGCGCTATATTTGACTGGCTCCTTAGGGCAAGTTTACCTTACTTGTCTTGCCGTCTGGTTGCTGGGTCGTATAGGCATAGCAACGGGCTATTCATCGTTTGCTGGTTGGACAGCTATTGGGATAGGCGGAACATCGTCGGCCCTTTGGGGGATAGTGACTGTTAATAAATATAAAGTCATCAGCCTCAAAACAGTGCTAAGGGATTTCTTTTACATTAAGCAAGGTCCAGTAGATTATTTGTTGGTGTTCACATTTTTAGCTTTGAATTTTGTCCATGTTTTGATAGGCGGACAATTTCAGATCAATATCTGGTATTTGCCACTAGCGCTTTTCCTAAAAGCATTAGTGTTTGGCGGAATAGAGGAAATAGGCTGGAGATATGCCTTTCAGCCTATTCTTGAAGAGAAAGTACCCTATATTATCGCGACGGTTCTTACCTTTATGACTTGGGGGATATGGCATTTTGCTTTCTTTTATATTGATGGGAGTTTAGGAGACATGTCAGTAGCAACAGGTAGTCATTTCTGCCTCAGTTTGTTAGTCAATAGCTTTGTCTTATCAGCACTGTACCACAAAACAAATAGTCTGTGGATCTGTGCCATGACTCATGCCATGATAAATGTCTGTTCCCAATTAGCTGTTGGAGGGAATCAGTTTGTACTGTATGGTTGTCAGGCAATTATTCTAGTTTTGGCTATACTGCTCTCTATGAAAAACAAGCATCAACCATCACTGTTATAA
- a CDS encoding cation:proton antiporter — protein MIGTFISLTLITFIAAVTPMVARLIPRQVVPETVILIAAGAVFGPHALNLIHSDSEALELLSDLGCAFLFLLAGYEIDPKVIVGKEGKKGFGTWVVTFAIGLGVAFIMPDIASGKQGLIATALLFTTTALGTLMPILEERGLTGTQIGNTIIAYGTWGEVSTVIAMAVLLSARSTWKTAAILGGLLLICIWLAALGNKAVQRGGAMYQFLHSKSDTNSQMTVRVTILLLIVLVAFSAIFDLDIVLGAFAAGFVLRFVIPENSHTLEKKINGIAHGFLIPLFFVISGCGINLTAVADRPWLLVAFILALFLIRAVPIVLSLSLEKDTEQRLTLHNRFSVAFYCTTALPLIVGITGIAVKDDFMTSDIASVLVAAGAITVFLMPYFGALTYTVVDAEPISAVREIFHSPRDITTILNKHFEQERERARQYQDYAAKRIAWGLDTIQNPEERQEMRDLLVKNREEIQDFHQEQLELRKDLYAKHTDAIKEVYQKYHNGQLPNDHFLRILENRRYQRDDESTT, from the coding sequence ATGATAGGAACGTTTATTTCATTAACACTGATTACTTTTATTGCAGCTGTCACCCCCATGGTGGCTCGTTTAATTCCTCGGCAGGTTGTGCCTGAAACGGTTATTCTAATAGCGGCAGGGGCGGTCTTTGGACCTCATGCCCTCAACCTTATTCATTCAGATAGTGAAGCCCTCGAGCTTCTGTCTGATTTAGGCTGTGCCTTCCTCTTTCTCTTGGCGGGATATGAAATTGATCCTAAGGTTATTGTTGGAAAAGAAGGCAAGAAGGGCTTTGGGACTTGGGTCGTGACCTTTGCTATTGGTTTAGGTGTCGCCTTTATCATGCCCGATATTGCCTCAGGGAAACAGGGCCTGATAGCGACTGCTTTGCTCTTTACGACAACGGCTCTGGGAACCCTCATGCCTATCCTTGAAGAACGCGGCCTAACAGGTACCCAAATCGGTAATACGATTATTGCTTACGGAACTTGGGGAGAGGTATCGACAGTCATTGCCATGGCCGTCCTGCTCTCAGCTCGGTCGACTTGGAAGACGGCGGCTATTCTAGGCGGTCTACTACTGATTTGTATTTGGCTAGCAGCTTTAGGAAATAAGGCCGTCCAGCGAGGCGGGGCCATGTATCAATTTCTTCACTCTAAGTCTGATACGAATTCCCAGATGACGGTTCGAGTAACGATCCTCCTCTTAATTGTTCTAGTAGCTTTTTCTGCTATCTTTGATTTGGATATTGTCTTGGGAGCTTTTGCGGCTGGCTTTGTCCTTCGTTTTGTTATTCCAGAGAATAGTCATACTTTGGAGAAGAAGATCAATGGGATTGCCCATGGTTTTCTGATCCCTCTCTTCTTTGTGATTTCGGGTTGTGGTATCAATTTAACAGCGGTAGCGGATCGTCCTTGGCTGCTTGTGGCTTTTATTCTGGCTCTCTTCTTGATTCGCGCCGTTCCTATCGTTCTTTCCCTATCCCTAGAGAAGGATACCGAACAGCGTTTGACTCTCCATAATCGTTTTTCTGTTGCCTTTTATTGTACGACAGCCCTTCCCTTGATTGTTGGGATTACTGGAATTGCGGTTAAGGATGATTTTATGACCAGTGACATTGCTTCGGTGTTGGTGGCAGCAGGAGCCATTACGGTCTTTCTCATGCCTTATTTTGGTGCACTCACCTATACAGTAGTTGATGCTGAGCCAATTTCAGCCGTGCGTGAAATTTTTCATTCTCCAAGGGACATCACAACGATTTTGAACAAGCACTTTGAGCAGGAAAGAGAACGGGCCCGTCAATATCAAGATTATGCAGCTAAGCGCATTGCTTGGGGGTTAGACACTATTCAAAATCCTGAGGAGCGTCAGGAAATGCGAGACTTGCTTGTGAAGAATCGAGAGGAAATCCAAGACTTTCATCAAGAGCAGTTGGAATTACGTAAAGACCTTTATGCCAAGCATACCGATGCTATCAAGGAAGTTTATCAGAAATATCATAATGGTCAATTGCCAAATGACCATTTCTTGCGAATCTTGGAAAATCGCCGTTATCAAAGAGATGATGAGTCTACTACTTAA
- a CDS encoding aldo/keto reductase, whose protein sequence is MKTLSIVNGPQAVPAIVQGCMRMPDLSDQDAAQVIKTAYEVGVTFFDHATCYGEDGAAERKFGQAFKLTGLKREDIFLQSKCGLRFERQEFDWTKENILTSVDESLARLQTDYLDSLLLHRPDVLFDPEEVAEAFDALERTGKVRYFGVSNLMPLQIELLKKYVKQPLIFNQLQLSLDQSQLIDQPLYMNNKETEMSINRDGDALDYCRLHDITIQAWSPLQSGFFKGTFVDNPKFPELNAVLEKFAQREGVTKAAVALAWILRHPAKMQVIIGSMNPQHIEEAAQASQVVLSHHDWYELYLASGKYLP, encoded by the coding sequence ATGAAAACTTTATCCATTGTCAATGGTCCACAAGCTGTTCCAGCGATTGTACAAGGCTGTATGCGAATGCCTGATTTGAGCGATCAAGATGCCGCTCAGGTTATCAAAACAGCCTATGAAGTTGGTGTTACCTTCTTTGATCATGCCACTTGTTATGGAGAAGATGGCGCTGCCGAACGCAAATTTGGCCAAGCCTTTAAGCTAACTGGCCTCAAACGCGAAGATATCTTCTTACAATCTAAATGTGGCTTACGTTTTGAACGTCAGGAATTCGATTGGACTAAAGAAAATATTTTAACCAGTGTGGATGAGAGTTTGGCACGTTTGCAAACCGATTATCTGGATTCTCTCTTGCTTCACAGACCGGATGTTCTCTTTGATCCAGAAGAGGTAGCCGAAGCTTTTGATGCGTTAGAACGTACAGGCAAGGTTCGTTATTTTGGTGTTAGTAACTTAATGCCTCTGCAAATTGAGCTACTTAAAAAGTACGTTAAGCAGCCGCTTATTTTTAACCAATTGCAGCTTTCTTTGGATCAGTCTCAATTGATTGATCAGCCGCTTTATATGAATAATAAGGAGACTGAAATGTCCATCAATCGTGATGGTGATGCGCTGGATTATTGCCGCTTGCACGACATCACCATTCAGGCTTGGTCTCCGCTTCAATCTGGTTTCTTTAAAGGAACTTTTGTTGATAATCCAAAATTCCCAGAATTAAATGCTGTTTTGGAAAAATTTGCCCAACGCGAAGGGGTGACAAAGGCTGCTGTCGCTTTAGCTTGGATTTTGCGCCACCCAGCCAAGATGCAGGTTATTATTGGCAGTATGAACCCGCAGCATATTGAAGAGGCCGCTCAGGCAAGTCAGGTAGTGTTGTCCCATCATGATTGGTATGAACTCTACTTGGCTTCTGGAAAATATTTGCCATAA
- a CDS encoding LacI family DNA-binding transcriptional regulator: MATLKDIAKLAKVSPATVSRVLNRDETLSVSETTRHRILSVADELGYTKHQKSGNFTKIRQKIAVVQWYSQEEELNDLYYYAIRTGVEKRAQELGYDILRFFQDEPIQLGQEVAGLIAIGKYSQTQIKELETYRNAIVFVDSDTLTAGHSCVTTDFEHAVTSVIDYFLAKGINKIGMIAGQEKTADNAELLNDPRLKIFKTYAYEKNILDDQIIFKGEFSSQSGYQLMKKAIKDLKENLPAAFFIANDTLAIGALRALQEANLSVPNRVSLISFNDTPLAKEVFPSLSSVTVYTKDMGRCAVDVLNRHILNNETIPTLTRLATKLTLRNSSL, encoded by the coding sequence ATGGCAACTTTAAAAGATATTGCCAAGCTTGCAAAGGTTTCTCCTGCTACCGTTTCTAGGGTACTCAACCGCGATGAAACACTTTCTGTTAGTGAGACAACCAGACACCGCATTTTAAGTGTCGCCGATGAATTGGGTTATACCAAACATCAAAAAAGCGGAAATTTTACTAAAATTCGACAAAAAATCGCTGTCGTCCAGTGGTACAGCCAAGAAGAAGAACTCAATGACCTTTATTACTACGCTATCCGGACTGGAGTTGAAAAAAGAGCCCAAGAACTGGGCTACGATATCCTACGTTTCTTTCAAGACGAACCCATTCAGCTAGGCCAAGAGGTCGCTGGCCTGATAGCTATTGGCAAATACAGCCAGACACAAATTAAGGAACTGGAAACCTATCGTAATGCTATTGTTTTTGTAGACAGCGACACCTTAACTGCTGGGCATTCCTGTGTGACAACTGATTTTGAACATGCTGTCACCAGCGTTATCGATTACTTCCTTGCTAAAGGTATCAATAAAATCGGCATGATTGCTGGTCAAGAAAAGACTGCCGACAACGCTGAATTGCTTAACGATCCAAGACTGAAAATCTTTAAAACCTATGCTTACGAAAAAAATATCCTTGATGACCAAATCATTTTTAAGGGAGAATTTTCTAGTCAATCAGGCTATCAGCTAATGAAAAAGGCTATTAAAGACCTCAAGGAAAATCTCCCTGCTGCCTTCTTCATTGCCAATGATACTTTAGCTATCGGAGCCTTACGAGCCCTGCAAGAAGCCAATCTCTCTGTACCTAACCGCGTCAGTCTCATCTCCTTTAACGATACCCCCTTAGCCAAAGAAGTCTTTCCTAGTCTCAGTAGCGTTACCGTTTACACTAAAGACATGGGGCGCTGTGCTGTGGATGTCCTCAACCGTCATATCCTTAATAATGAAACCATCCCAACCTTGACCAGATTAGCGACTAAACTGACACTGAGAAACAGTAGTTTATAG
- a CDS encoding galactokinase: protein MDSTSLNQAFEEIFKQQADATFFSPGRINLIGEHTDYNGGHVFPAAISLGTYGAARKRSDQTLRFYSANFSEVGIIEVDLNHLVYDSADGWTNYPKGMIKFLQEAGHVIDTGLDLYVNGNIPNGSGLSSSASLELLVGIVAEELYQLKLERLDLVKAGQKTENDFIGVNSGIMDQFAVGMGADKRAIYLDTNTLEYDLVPLDLGDNLIVIMNTNKRRELTDSKYNERRSECERAVEELNKKLAIKTLGELDAKTFDEYCYLIKDADRIKRARHAIWENQRTLQARKALESGQLAEFGRLINASHVSLEHDYEVTGPELDTLVHAAWEQEGVLGARMTGAGFGGCAIALVARDKVGTFTQVLEKIYTQIIGYAPAFYTAEISQGSRVLSRKH from the coding sequence ATGGATAGTACAAGTTTAAATCAAGCTTTTGAGGAAATTTTTAAGCAGCAAGCAGATGCTACCTTCTTTTCACCCGGACGCATTAACCTAATTGGTGAACATACGGATTATAATGGAGGTCATGTCTTTCCAGCAGCTATTTCACTAGGAACCTATGGTGCTGCTCGCAAACGGTCGGATCAGACTCTGCGATTCTATTCTGCCAATTTTTCTGAGGTTGGAATTATCGAAGTTGACCTAAATCATCTGGTTTATGACTCAGCAGATGGTTGGACCAATTATCCTAAAGGGATGATTAAGTTTTTACAGGAAGCTGGACATGTGATTGACACTGGACTTGACCTTTATGTCAACGGAAATATTCCCAATGGTTCTGGCCTCTCCTCGTCTGCTTCCTTGGAATTATTAGTGGGAATTGTCGCTGAGGAACTTTACCAACTCAAGCTTGAGCGTCTTGATTTAGTCAAAGCTGGTCAAAAGACTGAAAATGATTTTATTGGTGTCAATTCTGGTATTATGGACCAGTTTGCTGTCGGGATGGGAGCTGATAAAAGGGCCATTTATCTGGATACTAACACCTTGGAATACGACCTAGTTCCGCTTGATTTAGGTGATAATCTGATTGTTATCATGAACACCAATAAACGGCGTGAATTGACTGATTCAAAATACAATGAACGCCGGTCTGAGTGCGAAAGGGCAGTAGAAGAGCTGAACAAGAAACTTGCGATCAAGACACTGGGCGAGTTAGATGCCAAAACTTTTGATGAGTATTGCTATCTTATTAAAGATGCTGACCGCATCAAGCGGGCTCGCCATGCTATCTGGGAGAATCAACGAACCCTGCAGGCTCGTAAAGCTTTGGAGTCTGGTCAATTAGCAGAATTTGGCCGCTTAATTAACGCTTCTCATGTTTCCTTAGAACATGATTATGAGGTAACCGGTCCTGAGTTGGATACCTTGGTTCATGCTGCCTGGGAACAAGAAGGTGTTCTCGGAGCTCGGATGACGGGTGCTGGATTTGGTGGTTGCGCTATCGCTCTGGTCGCCAGAGATAAGGTGGGAACTTTTACACAAGTCTTAGAAAAGATTTATACCCAAATTATTGGCTATGCCCCTGCTTTTTATACCGCAGAGATTTCACAAGGATCACGTGTTTTATCACGTAAACATTAA
- the galT gene encoding UDP-glucose--hexose-1-phosphate uridylyltransferase, translating to MTSLVNAFVEKIIANSDYQEIDSLYLHNRILALVGEDGVNKESSLTDLIELKEALLQVAVANGKVGTLTEEKDCLGAELMNFITPAPSKVNQDFWQTYGDSPTQAIADFYRLSKANDYIKVAAIAKNIAYQVPSAYGDIEITINLSKPEKDPKAIAAAKKVKASSYPKCQLCMENEGYQGRIDYPARANHRIIHLDLLGQEWGFQYSPYAYFNEHCIFLDRQHIPMQITRRTFEQLLEIVDKFPGYFAGSNSDLPIVGGSILTHNHYQGGRHVFPMEKAELDYTFYFKDFPDIKAGIVKWPMSVIRLTGKNKSRLVALAEEILQAWRHYSDPKVDVVAFSQEGSHHTVTPIARKRNSQFELDIVLRDNHTSDQYPDGVYHPHADVQHIKKENIGLIEVMGLAILPPRLKEELVEVENYLINQYNEIADYHKTWADELKSSVNVSVGNVHQVVQHAVGQVFVRVLEDAGVYKRNPDGQLAFRRFLETIGID from the coding sequence ATGACAAGCTTAGTAAATGCTTTTGTAGAGAAAATTATTGCTAATAGTGATTACCAAGAGATTGACAGTCTCTATCTCCACAATCGAATATTGGCCTTGGTCGGAGAAGACGGCGTCAATAAAGAGAGCAGTCTGACGGATTTGATTGAACTCAAGGAAGCTTTGCTCCAAGTGGCCGTGGCGAATGGAAAGGTGGGAACTTTAACAGAAGAAAAGGACTGTCTGGGAGCAGAATTGATGAATTTTATCACCCCGGCTCCTAGTAAGGTCAATCAAGACTTCTGGCAGACCTATGGCGACTCTCCGACGCAAGCCATTGCTGATTTTTACCGACTAAGCAAGGCTAATGACTATATTAAGGTAGCAGCTATCGCTAAAAATATTGCCTATCAAGTGCCTTCGGCTTACGGTGATATTGAAATTACCATTAATTTATCCAAACCTGAAAAAGACCCCAAGGCAATTGCTGCAGCTAAGAAAGTTAAGGCGTCTTCCTATCCCAAGTGCCAACTTTGTATGGAAAATGAGGGATATCAGGGTCGGATTGACTATCCAGCCAGAGCCAATCATCGCATTATTCACCTAGATTTGTTAGGACAGGAATGGGGCTTTCAATATTCGCCCTATGCTTATTTCAATGAGCATTGTATCTTTTTAGATCGCCAGCATATCCCTATGCAGATTACAAGAAGAACTTTTGAACAACTTCTAGAGATTGTGGATAAATTTCCCGGTTATTTTGCAGGTTCGAACTCTGACCTACCTATCGTTGGGGGATCTATACTGACCCATAACCACTATCAGGGGGGACGTCATGTTTTCCCTATGGAGAAGGCAGAGCTTGATTATACTTTTTACTTTAAAGATTTCCCTGATATTAAAGCTGGAATTGTCAAATGGCCTATGTCGGTCATTCGTTTGACGGGGAAAAATAAAAGCCGCCTTGTGGCCTTAGCAGAAGAGATTCTCCAAGCTTGGCGACACTATAGTGATCCCAAAGTGGATGTAGTTGCTTTTAGTCAAGAAGGTTCTCACCATACGGTAACTCCGATTGCCAGAAAACGCAACAGCCAGTTCGAGTTGGATATAGTTCTCCGCGATAACCATACATCAGATCAGTATCCAGATGGTGTCTACCATCCTCATGCCGATGTTCAGCATATCAAAAAGGAAAACATTGGCCTAATTGAGGTCATGGGGTTGGCTATTCTCCCACCTCGTCTAAAAGAGGAATTGGTTGAGGTTGAAAACTATCTGATAAATCAGTATAATGAGATTGCTGACTATCACAAGACTTGGGCGGATGAGTTAAAAAGCTCTGTCAATGTTAGCGTTGGTAATGTGCATCAGGTCGTGCAGCATGCCGTTGGCCAAGTTTTTGTTCGTGTGCTGGAAGATGCGGGTGTCTATAAACGAAATCCAGATGGTCAACTGGCATTTAGACGCTTCCTTGAAACCATTGGCATAGACTAA
- the galE gene encoding UDP-glucose 4-epimerase GalE: MAILVLGGAGYIGSHMVDYLVQKGQEDVVVVDNLVTGHRAAVHPSVKFYQGDLADQNFMRQVFRENPDLNAVIHFAAFSLVAESMENPLKYFDNNTAGMIKLLAVMNEFDIKHIVFSSTAATYGIPEEIPIKETTLQRPINPYGESKLMMETIMEWSDQAYGIKFVPLRYFNVAGAKPDGSIGEDHGPETHLLPIILQVAQGVREKIMIFGDDYDTPDGTNVRDYVHPFDLASAHLLALDYLRQGNPSTAFNLGSATGFSNLQILEAARKVTGKEIPAEKADRRPGDPDTLVADSTKAREVLGWAPKFDNIEKIIQTAWAWHSSHPKGYDDRNA; encoded by the coding sequence ATGGCAATTTTAGTTCTTGGAGGAGCTGGTTATATCGGCTCTCACATGGTGGATTATTTGGTCCAAAAGGGGCAGGAAGATGTTGTAGTGGTGGATAACTTGGTGACTGGTCACCGGGCTGCTGTTCATCCATCCGTCAAGTTCTATCAAGGAGATTTAGCAGATCAAAATTTCATGCGGCAGGTTTTTAGGGAGAATCCTGACCTTAATGCTGTTATCCATTTTGCGGCTTTTTCTCTGGTGGCCGAGTCCATGGAGAATCCTCTCAAGTATTTCGATAACAATACAGCCGGGATGATTAAACTTTTGGCAGTCATGAATGAGTTTGATATCAAGCATATTGTTTTCTCGTCAACTGCAGCGACTTATGGCATTCCTGAAGAAATTCCCATTAAAGAAACAACGCTACAAAGACCAATCAATCCTTATGGCGAAAGTAAGTTGATGATGGAGACCATTATGGAATGGTCCGATCAGGCTTATGGTATTAAGTTCGTGCCTTTGCGTTATTTTAACGTGGCTGGGGCTAAGCCAGATGGTTCTATTGGTGAGGATCATGGACCTGAAACCCACTTGCTGCCAATCATTCTTCAAGTAGCTCAAGGGGTACGAGAAAAAATCATGATTTTTGGGGATGACTATGATACTCCTGATGGCACTAATGTGCGTGACTATGTTCATCCTTTTGACTTGGCATCGGCCCACTTACTCGCCTTAGATTATTTGCGTCAAGGCAATCCCTCTACCGCCTTTAATCTCGGTTCGGCGACAGGCTTTTCTAACCTGCAAATTTTAGAAGCTGCCCGCAAGGTCACAGGTAAGGAAATCCCAGCTGAAAAGGCTGACCGCCGGCCAGGAGATCCTGATACTTTGGTTGCAGATTCGACCAAGGCCAGAGAGGTTCTCGGCTGGGCACCTAAATTTGATAATATTGAAAAAATTATCCAAACTGCTTGGGCTTGGCATTCCAGTCACCCAAAGGGTTATGACGATAGAAATGCATGA
- a CDS encoding AraC family transcriptional regulator: protein MNVLNTYNEFDSNHIDLNIDHYGAEACDSGYSFGPSTRDNYVLHFIISGQGNLRIDGKSASLGTGDLFLLPKNHVSFYQADRKEPWTYLWIGFSGSRADSLLQQTSLMTDYYAHSSLDSAILKQLLELFDSDDRSLTTINELRLLAQLYQLLASLLEEFPQINQDAGQQIENYNRQVLKIIHSQYDQPLKVSEIAKKLNLNRSYLYKIFKERTGYSIKEYLLKVRMEKGASLLKKPNLTITEIAHSVGFTDVLAFSKVFKKYFKRNPSYFRKEQLKKLANPPKE from the coding sequence ATGAATGTTTTAAACACCTACAATGAATTTGATAGCAACCACATTGACCTCAATATTGACCACTATGGTGCTGAAGCTTGTGATTCTGGCTATTCTTTTGGACCGAGCACCCGTGATAACTATGTCCTTCATTTTATCATTAGCGGTCAGGGAAACCTTCGGATAGACGGAAAATCTGCATCTCTAGGAACGGGAGACTTATTTTTGTTACCTAAAAATCATGTTAGCTTTTACCAAGCTGATAGAAAAGAGCCTTGGACTTACCTTTGGATAGGCTTTAGTGGATCTAGAGCAGATTCCCTCCTCCAACAAACTTCTCTCATGACTGACTACTATGCCCACTCTTCATTAGATTCGGCTATTCTGAAACAATTATTGGAACTTTTTGATAGCGATGATCGTTCTTTAACAACAATCAATGAATTACGGCTTTTGGCTCAGCTCTACCAATTGTTGGCTAGCCTGTTGGAAGAGTTTCCCCAAATTAACCAAGATGCCGGTCAACAGATTGAAAATTATAATCGGCAGGTTTTGAAAATTATCCATAGTCAGTACGATCAACCGCTGAAAGTTTCTGAAATAGCCAAAAAATTGAATCTCAATCGGAGCTATCTCTACAAAATCTTTAAAGAACGAACTGGTTACTCCATTAAAGAATATTTACTAAAAGTACGTATGGAAAAAGGAGCCAGCCTCCTAAAAAAGCCGAACCTAACCATAACAGAGATTGCTCACTCTGTTGGCTTCACCGATGTTTTAGCTTTTAGCAAAGTCTTTAAAAAATACTTCAAGAGAAATCCCAGCTACTTCCGCAAGGAGCAACTGAAAAAATTAGCTAACCCTCCTAAAGAGTGA